In a genomic window of Paraburkholderia acidiphila:
- a CDS encoding response regulator has protein sequence MSEIQEALSFVEKVNDIDAAILDVDLHGQKSYPVAQALAARQICFVFATGYGEEAIDQACRSYPPRVRPVAASRQFAHHIGTRPPAWHHIYGSETQA, from the coding sequence GTGAGCGAAATACAGGAAGCGCTGTCCTTCGTCGAAAAGGTTAATGACATTGATGCTGCGATACTCGATGTGGATCTGCACGGGCAGAAGTCCTATCCCGTCGCGCAGGCGCTGGCTGCCAGACAGATCTGCTTCGTCTTTGCGACGGGCTATGGCGAAGAGGCGATTGACCAGGCATGTCGCTCGTACCCACCCCGCGTTCGTCCGGTAGCGGCCAGTCGCCAGTTTGCGCATCACATCGGTACGCGGCCCCCGGCATGGCACCACATTTACGGTTCGGAGACCCAGGCATGA